GATTATTGATACCTTCAAAAAACTGGGTGTGAAGTGAGCTTTCTGGACAACATTGAGCAGATCGTCACCCTCTATCCGATCCTGGCCTTTGGAGCGGTCTTTCTGGCCGGTGTTGTGTCGTCGGCTTCCCCCTGTGTATTGGCTACCATCCCGCTGGTGGTCGGCTTTGTGGGGGGCTATGCCGATGGCGACCGCAAGAAGGCGTTCAGCTATTCTCTCTCTTTTATCCTGGGACTTTCACTGACCTTCACCGCATTTGGCATGGCTGCCGGGCTGCTGGGCACCATGTTCGGCACCATGGGGGGCTGGTGGTACGTGGCCGCCGGTATCGTCGCGTTGGTGATGGGGGGGCAGATGATCGGCCTGTACGAAATCCGGCTGCCGATCAAGCGGGAGTTCAAACCGAAGCAGGGGGGGATCGTCGGTTCGTTCCTGCTGGGCCTGTTCTTCGGCGTGGTTTCCTCTCCCTGTGCTACCCCGGTGCTGGTGGTGATTCTGACCTATGTGGCCACCAAGGGACAGATGCTGTACGGCGCAGCATTACTGTTCACCTATGCGGTGGGACACTGCCTGCTGATGCTCTTTGCCGGAACCTTTACCGGGTTTATCGAGGCCTTTGTCAAACAACAGGGGATTGTCAACTTTTCCACCCGAGTCAAGCAGTTCGGTGGCGTGGTGGTGGCCGGGGTTGGTGTCTATCTGCTTTGGAATGCCTGAAGGAACAGCTGCAAGAGCGATAATTGACAAGGAACTGACCATGTCTGATCAATCAACATTCAACCTGCATCTGCGGGGATTCATCTCGCTTTTGACCGCATTGAGCTTTTTGATCATGACCGTTTCCGGTGTGATCCTGTTTATTACCCCTCAGGGAAGGGTGGCCTACTGGCTGGACTGGACCTTTTGGGGGATCAGCAAGTCGCAGTGGGGAGATATGCATATCACCACCAGCCTGCTGTTTGCCCTGGCCGGCTTGTGGCATACCTGGTTGAACTGGCGGGCACTGGTCAGCTATTTCCACGACAAGCTCAAAAAGACGGTGGCCCTGAAGTGGGAACTGACAATTGCCGTACTGATCACCATCTTCTGTACGGTGGGGGGGATCTACAAGACGCCGCCGCTCAGCTATGTCCTTGAGCTGAACGACTGGATCAAGGACGCCTGGGTCACAAGCCCGGATGATGAGCCGGTTATCAGTCATGCGGAACTGCTGCCGCTCAAAAACTTCCTGAAAAAGGTGGATGTTGAACTGGAACCTGCCCTGGCTGAGCTGAAAAAGCAGGGCATAGCGGTCAGCGGACCTGATCAGAAGCTGCTGGATATTGCGAGAACTAACGGCAAGTCGCCGGCAGCCATCTACAAGCTGCTGAAACCGCTGGAAGGGAAATCTGCAGCCCAGACCCCATCTGTGCCGGTTGTCCCGGCTGTTCAGCAACCTTTAAAGCCGGTAACACCTGCCACACCGGCCGGAACCGGGCATATGCCGGCAAGGCAGCGCTGGACCGCCGAGCTGGTGCAGCAGCAGTTTGAAGGTAAAGGTGTGGGGCGCAAGACCTTGGCCGCTGTCTGTCAGGAACAGCAGCTTGACCAGGCGGCAATCATCAGAAAACTTGCAGCCCGCAAGATCAACGCAGCACCGGATGATACCCTGAAAAGACTTGGCGATGAGAGCGGTGAACTGCCGCTAGAACTGCTGAAAATTATCCTTGTCGGAGAACAGCGAAATTGATTACAAACATTGTCTGAGGGAGAAATAGTTATGCAACGTACGTTCGTTCTTATCCTGTTGGTGCTTGGGCTTTTCGTGCTGCCCGCTGCTGCGGCTGAAGAGGTCTTTGATCGCTTTCTGGCCGGATTTGACTACGATACCCGGGCTGATATGAAGACCGACAGCAAGCGGTTGATCAAACTGCTTGAGGAGAAAAAGGCGGTGCTGGTGGATATCCGCTTTCCTGAGGAGACCAGGGCCTGGCGGATGGGGTTTGGTCTGTTTATTCCGCTTAATGAGCTGCCCAAACGTCTTGCCGAACTGCCCAAGGACAAGATCATCGTCACCGCCTGTCCCCACAAGGACCGTTCCTCGATTGCTATGGCCTATCTGCGCACCAAAGGCTATAATGCGCGCTACCTGACCGACGGGCTGATTGGTCTGGCTGAAAACCTGCGGGGCGATACTGCCAAGGACTTTTTGGAAGACGCCGGTTTGGCACCGGCTGGAAAGAAGTGAGCATGCTGAATACCCTGGAGTACAGCGCTGACGTGCTGAAGGCGATCTCGCAGCCGACCCGCTTAAGGATCATCGAACTGTTGCGGGATGGTGAGCATTGTGTCTGCGAGATCTTTCCGGCGATCGGGCATGAACAGTCCAACACCTCCCGTCACCTGCAGATGATGCTGAAGAGCGGTATCCTTAACCAGCGCAAGGATGGGCTGAAGATCTACTACTCCCTGCGGCACCCGGAGGTGCTGGAGATAGTACGGCTGGCCGGTCTGATTGCCGCTCATGAGGCAACGCAACGGGCTGCGCTGTTTACCAGGTAGTCTGAGAAAAGGGAGGAGTATGACCAGAGAACAGTGGTTGCAACGGGCAAACTGGCTGGCGTTGTTTACCATCTTCTACAATATTGCAGAGGGCGTCGGATCGGTCTGGTTCGGGGCGGCTGACGAGACCCTGTCGCTGTTCGGTTTCGGCGTGGATTCCTTTATCGAAGTAATCTCGGCAATCGGTATCTGGCACATGCTGCGCCGGATCAAGGCCAACGGAGGAGAGTCGCGGGACGAATTTGAGCAGCGTGCCTTGCGGATTACCGGCGCTGCCTTCTACCTGCTGACCATTGGTCTGGTGCTGACTGCCGGCATCAACCTCTACCAGCAGCACAAGCCGGAGACCACCGTCTGGGGTATTGTGATCTCACTGTTCTCGATCTCGTTCATGTGGCTGTTGATTCACTACAAGACAAAGGCCGCTACGGCCCTTGCCTCACCGGCAATCATGGCTGATGTGGCCTGTTCCAGGGCCTGCATGTATCTGTCGGTCGCCTTGCTGATCGCCAGCGTGGGGTATGAACTGACCGGGCTCGGTTATTTTGATGCCGTTGGTGCGCTGGTGATCTCCTGGCTGACCTATAAGGAGGGGCGGGAGTCCTTTGGCAAGGCCAGGGGGTTGGCATGCTCCTGCAGCTGTTCTTGTGAATCAGCCAAGGAGAGTTCATTGTGACCACGCTTGACAGCCATATCAGCGGCAAGTTCAAGATCGCCATTGCCCTGACGGCGGTAACCCTGGTTGCGGAAGTGGCGGGTGGTCTCTGGACCAACTCATTGGCGCTGTTGTCCGATGCCGCCCATGTCTTTCTGGATCTGTTTGCGCTGATATTGTCACTGGCTGCCGTGCAGCTGGCCGCTCTGCCTACCTCGGAACGGCATACCTACGGATTTCACCGTTCCGAGGTGTTCGCTTCCTTTATCAATGGCCTGACTGTCTTTCTGATGGGGATCGGAATTCTGTATGAGGCCTGGGGCCGCTTTGCCGCTCCGGAACCGGTCAAGAGCGGGCCGATGCTGCTGATTGCCGTGATCGGTCTGGTGATGAATCTGCTGGCCGCCAAGACCCTGCACAGCCACAGCCATGACGACCTGAACGTGAAGAGCGCCTTCCTGCATGTGGTGGGGGATGCTGCGGCATCGGTCGGTGTCATCATCGGCGGGATCGTGATGTACTATACCGGCTGGTACCTGCTGGATGCCCTGCTGTCGGCCGCCATCGGTCTGCTGATCCTTGCCGGGGCTGGGCGGGTGCTGCGGGATTCGGTACATATTTTGATGGAAGGGGCTCCCCGTGGGCTGGATCTGGCAGAGGTGGCAGCAGCCATCCGTGCTGTAGAAGGGGTGCAGGACCTGCACCACCTGAACGTCTGGTCGGTCTGTTCGCACATCACCGCACTCTCCGTGCATGTTGAGATCGCAGCAGGCTATGATGATCGGCGCAGCGATCTGTTGCACCGGGTTGAACACGCCCTTGAACATCGCTTTCATATCACCCATACCACCATTCAGCTTGAGTGCAGTGACTGCAACGGCGGGCCGCTGATCAAACCGCTGCAGCACCGGCAGCGTCAGGAAGCGTGCTGCGGTCACGATCACTAGCCATAATGGCTGCCAGTTGAAATAAGTAGACCTGCCCCTTGCACACGTGGGTTAAGCTGAGAATGTGAGATTCACAGCACAGAGCCACAACCAAGGAGGCAGGTCATGGAAAAGTGTATCACGTATGTCGGGCTTGATGTTCACAAAAACTCCATAGATGTCGCTTTGGCCGATGAAGGCCGTGACAAGGAAGTCCGTTACTACGGCACTATTGACGGCAGTCTTGATGCATTGGACAAAGTTCTCAGAAAACTGGTTTCTCGTGGTACCGAACTTCGATTCGTCTATGAAGCTGGCCCGTGCGGTTATGACATCTATCGGCACCTAACCCGTAAGGGTTTTGATTGTATCGTGGTTGCCCCTTCTTTGATTCCCAAGAAGAGCGGCAGCCGAATAAAGAATGATCGGCGTGATGCCGAGATGCTGGCCCGTCTGCACCGAGCAGGCGAACTGACTCCGGTCTATGTTCCGCGCATCGAAGATGAGGCAATGCGCGACCTCTGCAGGGCCCGTATCGATGCAAAGAATGCTGAGCGAAAGGCCCGTCAGCAATTGAATGCATTTCTGCTGCGCAGCGGCTTCCGCTATAGCGGCAAAACACTCTGGAGTCTTGCCCATTGGCGTTGGATCTCCGACATACACATGACGCATTCCGCACAGCAGATCACCCTGCAGGAGTATGTGGATGCAGTCAGATCGAACACAGAGCGCGTTGATAGGATCACGGAACAGATTTGCCTGCTTGCTGCAGAATGGCGACTTGGTCCGGTTGTCGAAGCGCTCCAAGCTCTGCGGGGAGTCTCTCTGGTAGTTGCCTCAACCACCGTTGCTGAGCTTGGTGACTTGAGTCGCTTTGACAATCCCCGACATCTGATGGCGTATCTGGGGCTTGTACCTTCAGAACACTCAAGTGGAGAGTCAACACAGCGAGGCGGTATAACCAAGACTGGCAATGGACATGCACGCCGAATGCTGGTCGAAGCTGCCTGGTCGTATCGGTTGCCGGCACGGGTTAGCAGGCGACTTCGAGACCGACAACAGAATCTGCCGCAAGCGGTATGGGAGATTGCCTGGAAGGCACAGCTCAGACTTTGCGCCCGCTACAAACGACTTGTTACCAAAGGCAAGCAGGCACAGGTAGTCATTACCGCCATTGCCAGAGAACTGTCCGCATTCATGTGGGCTATAGCCCAAGCAGTACCAGTCGCATCGTAACCAGATTTCAAAGAACATGATTCAGTTTCTGTCCACAGAGGTTGCGGCCAAGGTACCGGAGAATCCTCGGGCCTGTTATGGGATAAGGCATCAAGCCGAACTCCCGGCTCTAGCGAGAGGCAGCTCCACGACGTAGGCAAGACATGCGGTAACCAACCCGCGAATATCAGCGTGATCTACCGTCGTTGAAAAAGGCCCCGTACCTCTGGGACAGAAATTTAAAAGATCAAAAGGGGCAGAATATTTTAGGCTTGAAACTGTCAGCCATATCAACAGGTTGTTGAAAAACTACTACGGAGCCCGTCTACTTCGTTGCGCGGTGCTCGCTCCTTCTCCTAACTATACGTTATGTCTCAGTCGCTGTGCGCCGTGCGCCTTGTAGCCGTGCTTCCTCATAACGTTTTTCAACAGCCTGCTAACCGCAGGAACTGCTTCAGGAGATGCTATAGATGCAAGATAATGAGATGATCTGTTGGTGCAGCAAGGTGACGGCCGGAGCTATCCGGCAGGCGAAACAAGACGGTGCAATTACAATGGAAGATATTCGCCGCATGACCGGCGCCTGCACCCTGGGGCGCTGCAAGGAGCTGTCCCCACGGGGTAGATGATGCGCCCGCGAGGTCAAGCAGGTGCTTGACGAAACCACCTAGTTAGTCAACAGCCAGGGATTGCAGGAGCTGCCGCCACTCCTCATCGTTGAGTGGTACCGGGCGCATCAGCGTCTGAGGCCTGATGGCCCGCGGGTTCTTCAGCCAGCGCTTCAGCCGTTCTTCACTCCAGCTGCTGCCGTTTTCGAAGGTGGGGGGATAAAACCTGGTCAATAGGCCGGACAGGTTGGGGCCGGCAATGCCCCGTCCCAGTCCACCGTCCCGTTTTGAAAGCAGTTTGTGGCAACCGCCGCATTGTCTGGTAAAGAACGTTTGCTGGCCTGTCTGCAGGTTGCTGAAATGGACCAGCAGCGGAGGTTCCCGGGTGGCCTTGCCAGCTTGCAGCCCCCCCGCCAGGATGGCGGTGATCAAACGATCAAGATCCGGTGGTGAAAAATGAAAATCAGGCATCTGCTGGGCCGGTTCCACCAGGGCCTTACGGATCAGCTCCGGTTTGGTGGTCCAGAGCAGGCTGTCCAGGTTTGATGCCAAACGGTTGCCTGTGCCTGCCAGGGTATGGCAGCGACGGCAGGCGGTCTGATCAGCCAGTTTTTTCCCGGCCACAAGGCTTGCTGATCGGGGATTGGTAAAGCTGGCCTGCTGACCTTTAATCAGGTTGCCATGGGCCAGTTCTTTCCGGCTGGTCTGCGGGTTGCCCCGATGACAGTACCGGCAACTGCCCTGTTCCGTATAGTGTGCCGGGTGGCAGTCCAGGCAGAGGTCGCGGGGAGCCGCCTGAGCTGAACAGAGCCAGATCAGAAGCAGAACCGTTGTCAGAACGGAAGCACGAAGGCCCAATTTTCCCCCCTGAAAAACAGTCCGATCAGCGTCAGAACAAGTATTCCCAGAAACAGCAGCAGTGCGGTAACGGCAGCCAGGCGATGCCGGGGGCCGAACCAGGCCGCCTTGTCAGGCGTCCTGGTGATCAGCCAGGGCAGGGCGATCAGGAACAGGCCGGCCAGCAGCACCGGATAGATCAACCAGACCCGGTAGCTGACCAGCTCCTGAATCCAGAGCAGGAACCAGGCGGATTTGACCGGATTGGGCACAACCGCCAGTCTGGCCGGTTCCTGAAGCGGCGCAGGGATCAGGGCTGCCAGCAGCAGTAGCGCTGCTGTACAAAGCCAGAAAGCACGCAGTATCAGGCGGAAAAAGTGCGGTGAGCTCTTGATGTAGTTCTTCATAGGTAGGGGAGCAGCCCTTTCTGCTTGCGGACCAGGTAAAAATGCAACAGACAGAGCGTGATGGTGATCATCGGCAGCACCACCACATGCAGCACATAGAAGCGGATCAGGGATAATGGTCCTCCCACTGTGTCAGGCACCAGAATGTCGCGCAGAAAACTGCCCAGCGGTATGGTTTCCAGCAGGGTCATGCCGGTCTGGGTGGCCCAGAGCGCCAGCTGATCCATCGGCAGCAGGTACCCGGTGTAGGCCTCAAAGACCGCCAGCCCCAGCAGGCAGATGCCGATAATCCAGTTGCGCTGACGGGGCGGGGCAAAGGCGCCGGTCAGTACCACCCGCAGGGTGTGCAGCATGATCAGGACAAGAAAGAGGTGGGATGTCATCCGGTGCAGACTGCGCAGGTACCGGCCGCCATAGACCGCTGACTCCAGAAAGATGATCGAGTTGTAGGCCTCTGTAGCGCCGGGGCGATAGTAGAACAGCAGCAGCAGGCCGGACAGTGCCAGCAGCAGCAGGCTGCTAAAGGCCAGGCCGCCCAGACAGAGGGTGTAGCTGATCCTGAGATTCTGCTCCAGTACCACTCTGGGAAAGAGGTGTTTGAGAAACTCTTTGAACAAGGTGCAATCCTCCCTTATTCCGATTCCATTTCAAGGCGCTCTCTTCGTTGGTTCGTCACCGGCTCCTCAACGTACTGCGTGTACGCCTGCGTCGCCTATTTCCTCACCGCCTTGATATCATCCTTGAACTGGAATCGAAATTACCCCCGCACCACCAGCGTGGCGTCATCCTGCTCAACGATCAGCCGCGGTAGCGGACGCTCTGCCGGTCCGGCCAGTACCGTGCCGCTCCGGTCAAAACGGCTGCCGTGGCAGGGGCAGACCATCCCTTCCGGTGTGACCGAGACGGTGCAGCCCAGGTGGGTACAGACCAGGCTCAACGCAACGATATCGTTTCCTTCCCGCATGACCGCAATCCGTTCCTGGCGGAACACCAGTGCTCCTCCTGCCGGCAGGTCGGCAAGCGGCAGACGCAACAGCACCGGCTTCCTGATGCCCTTGGGGGTCAGGAAGCGCCACAGGCCTGCCGCTACCAGCGGCAGGGTGATCAGCGTGGTGATGAAGCTGCGACGGGTGTGACGAACTTTTTCCATTTTTCCACGTATGCCTTTTTGTAGGTATCAGATTTGGCGGCCAGCCGCCGGTACCGCGCTTCATTCAGAAAACTGCCGTTTACCATCCGTTGCCCACGTTGATCCCAGAAAGATGAAAGTCCCATACCGTCCTTCTGCAGATCATAAATCCGGTCCTGGGGACGCTCCAGCAGAAAACGGCGTGGATTGTCGTGGCAGCCGTCGCACATCACGGTGCCGCGCTGGATGGTATGGGGGGCAAAGGCCCGCCATTCTGCAGCCAGGAGCAGGTTTTCCTGTCCTGCTGACCTGCCCTTTGCAAGCCGGCTGTAATAGGCGATGAACTGCGGCCGGATCGGTGCTACTTTTCCCTGACTGTTGATCCCCAGCGGCGGCAGGTCCTGCCGCCTCAGGTAGGCACTTTTTGCATAGCCGTTCTGGGTGTAGGTAAGCGCCTGATACGGATCTTCAACAGAACCGGAGGCAAATCTCAAATAGAAGGTGCCGTATTCCTGGGCGGCCCAGGCGGCGTGGCAGGCCGCACATTCCAGCTTTTCCAGGTGCGCTGCGATCCGGTGTTCAAGCACCGTGCTGCTGGGGTGGTGGCAGTCTCTGCAGGACCTGGCTGCGGTCCTGCCGGCAATCAGGCTCTGCATGGTGTGACAGGCAGAGCAGGTCATGCCCTTTTGCTGATGCACATCCGGCAGCATTTTCAGAAAGGTTTCCCCCTCCAACCGCCGGCCACGCTGGTAGCGTTCATGCTCTTCCCGCGGAGCCCGACCGAAGTAATCCCAGCCCACGTAGTAACCCTTGTGGCATTTTGAGCAGGTATCTGCCTTGGGACGGCTGATGGCATGGCCGTTGCCGTGGCAGTCCCGGCAGCCCTGCAGATGGCAGCCGGCACAGTTCTTCTGCTCAAAGCTGCGGTCAACCCGGCTGTAGCTGCGGGCAATGAAGCCCTGCTCCTTGGTGCGGGTTCCCATGGCATGCAGATACATCCGCTGGTAGCCCTGGTGACACCGTACGCACCCTGCCGAGCCGTTGTCCCGGCCAGCGGGGTCAGCCAGAAGCTGCCGGCCGTTCCGGTGGCAGTCTTGACAGGCCACCCTGCTGTGAATACCACTGATCTGTATGCCGGCAGCGTGGCAGAGCCGGCACTGATCGGCAGCCCCGGCAGTGAGGCAGCTAACGAGGAGCCAGCAGGCGGCGATGAACGGTATCGTCCAGGTCACGGTAGTTGATCCTTTTCCGGTAGATCGGGTCTTTGGCCGATGTGTGGCAGACCAGACAGAGGTTGACCTGCAGGGTGCGTTGCACTTCCTGCTGGTTGAGCGGCCGGGCGTTTGCGCGGGTGATGGCCGAGTAGGCCTGTACCTGTCCCTTGTGCATGGTCAGATAACCGTCCAGCGGCTTGTTGTCTGAAAGCTCGCAGATTAAGGTCCCTTTGATGCTGCGTCCCTCGACAATATGCTGGCCGAATCCCAGGAAGGCGGGGTTGGCGTGGCACTGGGCGCATCCCACGGCCTGCCTGCCGGTGTTGTGGCCGTGGAACGGTGCGAAGCGCAGCTGGCGCTTGCCTTTGTACTGCATGATCGCCTCATTCTGCAACACCGTGCCCTGCTCATCAACCACGGTCACGAAGGTCTGGCAGCCGGGGGTGACCGGCGAGATCCGGCCTTTCTGATTCAGGGCCAGGGGAAACGGGTAGAGGGTGCGGTAATCCTCGGTCTCGCTGAACTGTCCCGGTGTCTCTACCCCCTTGATAAAATCCATCTGGGTATTTTCCCGGTCATACCGGGTATGGCAGCCGTAACACTGCACCACAGTCCGGGAGTGACAGGCAGTGCAGGTCAGGCGTCCATGTCCGGTCACTGTATGTTCAGGTGTGCCGGTTATGATTTTAGAACGGAGCAGTCTGCCGCTCTGCTTGACCTGTACCACGACATTACCGTCAACATGAAAGACGTTTGAGAAAGGGCGCCCTTTGGAGGTCAGGATCATCTCCATGCCTGGCCGCATCTGCAGCGGGTAGGAACGGGATTCCCGAACCGGATCTTCATTTTCGCGGAGAATGGCACGGTAGCGGGGTGGTCTGTCAACAGAGCCGTGACAGTCTTCACAGGTGACCTCAAGCTGCCCGTGCAGGCTGGCTGAGGCATAGCCCTCCCCCATGACTTCCCGTGAGGTGTGGCAGTCAATACAGTCCATACCGGCAGTGTAATGGATATCCGGGGCGATATGGGTAAAGTTGCGCAGATCGCTGCCCCTGACCGGTCCCGGCTGTCCGTTGCGGGTGGGAACCATGCCGTTGTTGCCGTCCATCAGACCCTGGTAGGAGAGGGCTGTCCGCCCGCTGCGGTGGTGGCACTGGGCACAGGATTGCAGCGACGGCAGCGCATGCATGGCATGGCTGGAGCCATGGGGTGATTTACCCCGCATGGTTGGATCGCCTCCGTTGTAGGTGGCCTGGGCCTCATAGGGGAAGTGGCAGGCGGCGCATCCGGCCGGGTTGCCGGCACCGTTGCCCGGGTCCTGATGTCTGGCCAGATGGCAGCGGGCGCAGAACTTGCGGTACAGTTCTCCTGACAGGTTGTCCAGTTGAGCGACCTCCTGCTGCTTAAGCGCTTTGCCGTCAGTGTCATATAACTGCGCTGCCTGGCTGCCGTAGCGGATACCGGGGCGTTCGCCCTCCCAGGTGGCCTGGATCTGGGCAATCATGCCTGCCGCGGTAAACATCTGGCTGCTCTGCATCCGCTCAAGCTGGTGACGGTGGCAGGGGCCGCACCCCGATTCCCAGCGGCCGGTATAGGAGCGGTTTGACAGACCGTAGATGCCGCGATGTGCCTCTGCTTTGGTCTTGGCTGCAGGATTGCCGCCGTGACAGGT
Above is a window of Trichlorobacter lovleyi SZ DNA encoding:
- a CDS encoding cytochrome c biogenesis CcdA family protein, which produces MSFLDNIEQIVTLYPILAFGAVFLAGVVSSASPCVLATIPLVVGFVGGYADGDRKKAFSYSLSFILGLSLTFTAFGMAAGLLGTMFGTMGGWWYVAAGIVALVMGGQMIGLYEIRLPIKREFKPKQGGIVGSFLLGLFFGVVSSPCATPVLVVILTYVATKGQMLYGAALLFTYAVGHCLLMLFAGTFTGFIEAFVKQQGIVNFSTRVKQFGGVVVAGVGVYLLWNA
- a CDS encoding DUF4405 domain-containing protein; translated protein: MSDQSTFNLHLRGFISLLTALSFLIMTVSGVILFITPQGRVAYWLDWTFWGISKSQWGDMHITTSLLFALAGLWHTWLNWRALVSYFHDKLKKTVALKWELTIAVLITIFCTVGGIYKTPPLSYVLELNDWIKDAWVTSPDDEPVISHAELLPLKNFLKKVDVELEPALAELKKQGIAVSGPDQKLLDIARTNGKSPAAIYKLLKPLEGKSAAQTPSVPVVPAVQQPLKPVTPATPAGTGHMPARQRWTAELVQQQFEGKGVGRKTLAAVCQEQQLDQAAIIRKLAARKINAAPDDTLKRLGDESGELPLELLKIILVGEQRN
- a CDS encoding rhodanese-like domain-containing protein, whose protein sequence is MQRTFVLILLVLGLFVLPAAAAEEVFDRFLAGFDYDTRADMKTDSKRLIKLLEEKKAVLVDIRFPEETRAWRMGFGLFIPLNELPKRLAELPKDKIIVTACPHKDRSSIAMAYLRTKGYNARYLTDGLIGLAENLRGDTAKDFLEDAGLAPAGKK
- a CDS encoding ArsR/SmtB family transcription factor — translated: MLNTLEYSADVLKAISQPTRLRIIELLRDGEHCVCEIFPAIGHEQSNTSRHLQMMLKSGILNQRKDGLKIYYSLRHPEVLEIVRLAGLIAAHEATQRAALFTR
- a CDS encoding cation transporter: MTREQWLQRANWLALFTIFYNIAEGVGSVWFGAADETLSLFGFGVDSFIEVISAIGIWHMLRRIKANGGESRDEFEQRALRITGAAFYLLTIGLVLTAGINLYQQHKPETTVWGIVISLFSISFMWLLIHYKTKAATALASPAIMADVACSRACMYLSVALLIASVGYELTGLGYFDAVGALVISWLTYKEGRESFGKARGLACSCSCSCESAKESSL
- a CDS encoding cation diffusion facilitator family transporter codes for the protein MTTLDSHISGKFKIAIALTAVTLVAEVAGGLWTNSLALLSDAAHVFLDLFALILSLAAVQLAALPTSERHTYGFHRSEVFASFINGLTVFLMGIGILYEAWGRFAAPEPVKSGPMLLIAVIGLVMNLLAAKTLHSHSHDDLNVKSAFLHVVGDAAASVGVIIGGIVMYYTGWYLLDALLSAAIGLLILAGAGRVLRDSVHILMEGAPRGLDLAEVAAAIRAVEGVQDLHHLNVWSVCSHITALSVHVEIAAGYDDRRSDLLHRVEHALEHRFHITHTTIQLECSDCNGGPLIKPLQHRQRQEACCGHDH
- a CDS encoding IS110 family RNA-guided transposase, which codes for MEKCITYVGLDVHKNSIDVALADEGRDKEVRYYGTIDGSLDALDKVLRKLVSRGTELRFVYEAGPCGYDIYRHLTRKGFDCIVVAPSLIPKKSGSRIKNDRRDAEMLARLHRAGELTPVYVPRIEDEAMRDLCRARIDAKNAERKARQQLNAFLLRSGFRYSGKTLWSLAHWRWISDIHMTHSAQQITLQEYVDAVRSNTERVDRITEQICLLAAEWRLGPVVEALQALRGVSLVVASTTVAELGDLSRFDNPRHLMAYLGLVPSEHSSGESTQRGGITKTGNGHARRMLVEAAWSYRLPARVSRRLRDRQQNLPQAVWEIAWKAQLRLCARYKRLVTKGKQAQVVITAIARELSAFMWAIAQAVPVAS
- a CDS encoding (2Fe-2S)-binding protein, with the protein product MQDNEMICWCSKVTAGAIRQAKQDGAITMEDIRRMTGACTLGRCKELSPRGR
- the extS gene encoding selenite/tellurite reduction operon c-type cytochrome lipoprotein ExtS; amino-acid sequence: MGLRASVLTTVLLLIWLCSAQAAPRDLCLDCHPAHYTEQGSCRYCHRGNPQTSRKELAHGNLIKGQQASFTNPRSASLVAGKKLADQTACRRCHTLAGTGNRLASNLDSLLWTTKPELIRKALVEPAQQMPDFHFSPPDLDRLITAILAGGLQAGKATREPPLLVHFSNLQTGQQTFFTRQCGGCHKLLSKRDGGLGRGIAGPNLSGLLTRFYPPTFENGSSWSEERLKRWLKNPRAIRPQTLMRPVPLNDEEWRQLLQSLAVD
- the extQ gene encoding selenite/tellurite reduction operon b-type cytochrome membrane protein ExtQ translates to MKNYIKSSPHFFRLILRAFWLCTAALLLLAALIPAPLQEPARLAVVPNPVKSAWFLLWIQELVSYRVWLIYPVLLAGLFLIALPWLITRTPDKAAWFGPRHRLAAVTALLLFLGILVLTLIGLFFRGENWAFVLPF
- a CDS encoding cytochrome b N-terminal domain-containing protein, producing the protein MFKEFLKHLFPRVVLEQNLRISYTLCLGGLAFSSLLLLALSGLLLLFYYRPGATEAYNSIIFLESAVYGGRYLRSLHRMTSHLFLVLIMLHTLRVVLTGAFAPPRQRNWIIGICLLGLAVFEAYTGYLLPMDQLALWATQTGMTLLETIPLGSFLRDILVPDTVGGPLSLIRFYVLHVVVLPMITITLCLLHFYLVRKQKGLLPYL
- a CDS encoding QcrA and Rieske domain-containing protein, with translation MEKVRHTRRSFITTLITLPLVAAGLWRFLTPKGIRKPVLLRLPLADLPAGGALVFRQERIAVMREGNDIVALSLVCTHLGCTVSVTPEGMVCPCHGSRFDRSGTVLAGPAERPLPRLIVEQDDATLVVRG
- the extO gene encoding selenite/tellurite reduction operon b-type cytochrome iron-sulfur cluster-binding subunit ExtO — protein: MTWTIPFIAACWLLVSCLTAGAADQCRLCHAAGIQISGIHSRVACQDCHRNGRQLLADPAGRDNGSAGCVRCHQGYQRMYLHAMGTRTKEQGFIARSYSRVDRSFEQKNCAGCHLQGCRDCHGNGHAISRPKADTCSKCHKGYYVGWDYFGRAPREEHERYQRGRRLEGETFLKMLPDVHQQKGMTCSACHTMQSLIAGRTAARSCRDCHHPSSTVLEHRIAAHLEKLECAACHAAWAAQEYGTFYLRFASGSVEDPYQALTYTQNGYAKSAYLRRQDLPPLGINSQGKVAPIRPQFIAYYSRLAKGRSAGQENLLLAAEWRAFAPHTIQRGTVMCDGCHDNPRRFLLERPQDRIYDLQKDGMGLSSFWDQRGQRMVNGSFLNEARYRRLAAKSDTYKKAYVEKWKKFVTPVAASSPR
- the extM gene encoding selenite/tellurite reduction operon c-type cytochrome ExtM translates to MLSQITMRIFFFFILLILSTFSLMGCSPRNAQHEQCLSCHKGIEQTSSSHSGCVTCHGGNPAAKTKAEAHRGIYGLSNRSYTGRWESGCGPCHRHQLERMQSSQMFTAAGMIAQIQATWEGERPGIRYGSQAAQLYDTDGKALKQQEVAQLDNLSGELYRKFCARCHLARHQDPGNGAGNPAGCAACHFPYEAQATYNGGDPTMRGKSPHGSSHAMHALPSLQSCAQCHHRSGRTALSYQGLMDGNNGMVPTRNGQPGPVRGSDLRNFTHIAPDIHYTAGMDCIDCHTSREVMGEGYASASLHGQLEVTCEDCHGSVDRPPRYRAILRENEDPVRESRSYPLQMRPGMEMILTSKGRPFSNVFHVDGNVVVQVKQSGRLLRSKIITGTPEHTVTGHGRLTCTACHSRTVVQCYGCHTRYDRENTQMDFIKGVETPGQFSETEDYRTLYPFPLALNQKGRISPVTPGCQTFVTVVDEQGTVLQNEAIMQYKGKRQLRFAPFHGHNTGRQAVGCAQCHANPAFLGFGQHIVEGRSIKGTLICELSDNKPLDGYLTMHKGQVQAYSAITRANARPLNQQEVQRTLQVNLCLVCHTSAKDPIYRKRINYRDLDDTVHRRLLAPR